Within Phoenix dactylifera cultivar Barhee BC4 unplaced genomic scaffold, palm_55x_up_171113_PBpolish2nd_filt_p 000512F, whole genome shotgun sequence, the genomic segment GATCCTAGAGAGCATGCAATGCTTACATAGCAAACAAAACTCAAAACATAATTTCTAAATCAATCCAATACATAGTTCCACTAATTATCATATCCAATCCCATAGATCATTCcacaataataaataataaaaatcgtTCAACTACATAGTTCCATTATTTAATTGGTAAAAAAATGCACAAACAACTACTTCACTCATCTATCATGCCCAAACTATCCAAAACTAAGCATCCTGCAGCTCTGAAAAAATACACCAGAGTAAGATAAGCTTAACAACCCAGTAAGAATTCTCCTCgcacaaatataaataaaataaaataaaaattggcaaataaaaaaatatcaaagtgaggcaaaaattataaaattctaTCCCAACTATCCAGCAAAAATAAACCGGtccacacatacatatatacatcatTAATCATCAAATGTCCATTTAAATAAAGtgttatatcattttttttttcacataaaACTTTTTGTTCAATAGTGGTTGTAAGTATCTAATCTTCCATTTCTCAATAAAATGGTCTGGATTTGACAATAGCAAACTTTTTCTGATTGcaaatacatacataaataaaaATGTTAGAAACAAACATGTACATTTCTATCTAGATATGCCATAAATATGGGCATTGCGCACCCATaaacaatttcaaaaaaaaacaagaaaaatgtaACTGTTCTCCATATTTCAGATACTACTCATAGAACAACCAGGATAAGAAATCACTTCTTatttcataatatatatatatatatatatattatatatatatgttacatGAAAGTGCTGCTTGTTTACAAAATATACAATCATAGGCATAATAGAACAAAGGAACTTATTTCATATTACAAAGGAGATGAGAACTTCAAGAAAAAAGAACATCTGCTTCAGTATGTCGTATCTCATCGTAGCATACAACACTAAGAAATTCCATTCCCCTGCGGTCAGTCAAAACTATAGCCTGCATATCGATGTACAACACTCAACAGACAATATCTCCAAGAATTTTGATACTGACCATCTACAATGCCGCACTTCAAAacatatgaatgaataaattGCAGATTCTTAACTTTGTACAATAATCACACAACTGAGGGTGCGAAGACATCAGCTGCTATTACATTGTGAGAGTGCTCTCGTTCGATACTCATTGAATTCCATAGACCCCGCCATATAAGCTGGTAGTTGTGCATTCCTGGATATACAGATTTACTGAGAAGATCTGATTAAGCAAGTAACATTACAGCTGCTGACACTTTATTTGCAAATAAGACACTCCAGCAGGAGCGTGACTCTCGAAGTCAGCATCTTTGTGCTCATACAACTGCCCTATTTATGGCTCATAAGACCATCCAATAGCTGTATTTATTATTCATAAGAAGGGGAGATCGAAGAGAATATTATCCATAGGATTAAATAGATTGGATGAAATGAAAAAGTGTAAATAGAATATTATATAATCCTAGGGTACCTACCAagttgaaagaaaaattttaaaagatagCCATACGACTAACTATACTTTATGGTATAAAATGTTGGGCAGTAAGAAAATAATTTGTGCACAAGATGTGTGGCCGACATAAAATGTTGAGATGGATGTGTGGTAATACAAAAAAAGTTCGAGTAAGAAATGAAAGTAGGTGGAGGTAGCACCAACTAAAAAAAACTAAGAGAAGAACGACTTTGATGGTTTGGATATGGTACAACATAGGCCAAGGGATGCACAAATATGAAGGAGTGATTTGATATATGCAAAAGTaatgaagagaaaaagaaatataccGAAAATCACCTAAGATGTAGTAATGAAGAACTTGATATATCAACATCTTTCAAAAACTATAGTCCTAAACTGAGCCAAATGAAGGAATAGGATTCATGTAGCCGACTAATTAATTTGGGATCAAAGCTTAGTTAAGTTTAAGTTAAGCTGCAGCTTCTTAAAGCTGTGGTCTCAAAAGCCATAAATTAGGTGGATTTGTCTCTTGCCTCAAAGAAAATCAACCAGTTTTCAGTGTTCAAGTTCAAAATCAATCAGATAAAAGGATATTTCTTTCCTTCATTTCATGGTCTAACATTGTCTGTTTATTCAATTTTGTATAGGAAATAAATGCAAGGGTATGTTAAGACCAGCCCATATCGATGGAATGCAGGTTTTGTCTACAGCTATATGTACGATGGATTGGGAATTACAGGATATAAGTTATCTAAGACTCGATTAATCATTCGTTCAAATTTATGCTTTTTGCACTGTAAGCCTATGTGATGCAACAATTGTATATGTAGGACAAGGGACCATCACCTCATGACCTCATGAAAAGAGTTGTTTATAttattgtttttgcatttgcctATTACCATTCGAGTCTAGAtaatgaagaaaaaagaaattctgTAAAAGATGAATTACCAGATCAGGAAGCCCATTAGAATACAGCTAAGTTTGATGAAATGCTATTCTCTGGCCCTTCCTGTGACATGCTCTGCTTGTCACTATTCAACACCTGAATCATTAAGAGCTCTAGCGAAAAAACCAGACTCAATCTCCAATCAATAGCTCCTATGATACTGAATCTAGTGTATCAGACTCAAAGAAATGTGCAACAGCAGAGTAGATTTGCTCCTCTTCAAATGGCTTCGACACATAATATCCATACCACATCGTATGCATTCTTCGTATGTTGCCTGGATTACATCAGCCGTCATGGCCAGTATTGGTATGTGCCAATGGGCAACATTGCCAAACTTCTCAGAAGATGCTTCTCCAGACTTAATCAGCTCATTCACTTAGTTTCCATGGAGCGGATTTGTCTTGTCGcttcaaacctgcaaaagttgtactTAATTTAAAGATAGATATAAGAAAAGCTGAGGAAAATATACACTATACGAACCTATCAAAAAATCAATGAAAGAATGACTAATATCTATCATCTTATTAATGATTTTGACAGTTAtagtaaaaaaaacaaatatggaGTATACACCCATTAGTCAAATTTTTCAAAGTAGATGGTTGAATAATCAAAATAGATGACAATAAGAAAATTGTTTGTTAACACACAATATGGTCTTATAATGTAAAAAGCATGGATACCCTCCACTTACAAGAAGAGGGTGTACACTCCTCTCCACTTTCCTAGCTGGTGGATTTTAACCTAGTGGTTTAAATTTCAGCCCAATAACACCAGTAATTATGGAATTATGTTGTAATGCTACATCAGTACTGATAGAGCTTTTTACCAACTTCAAACCATCCAGATTTAGATCTGGTGGCTGAAAAAATAGTAGCTACCCTCCAGAAGAGGATTGTCAACCTTTTATGTAGATAAGGAAAGAAGAAGTGCTTAGCACTCAAGCTCATCTGGAAAAGGAACATATAAAGATTTAAGAAATAAGAGGACTGTATTACTGTAATAGTGGAAAATGATTGTTTTAAAATGGAAAAAATCCAATAAAATTCCAAAAAAATCCATAACAAGTTGTGAAATGATAAAGAAAGTTCTCCAAATCCATAgaaaagttttattttttaaccaGGTTGCAAAAAACAAGTGAAGACATAAAAGAAGAATAACAACAGATTGCAAAGTTTTTTAGTATCTCAGCAAAACATGGGACAAGGTCCATAGAAATGATAAACCCAGCAATCCATGAATTGGCTCCCCCCCCCCTGTGACcagcaatattcaaaaaaatcagaaatttCAGCAATGTCATACTGTTCAAACAGACTAGCTAAACTAGAAAGGAATTTTTTTGAGTTACAATCCATCTCATgaacaagaaaaggaagaagaataccCATCCATCTCCGGCATCTGAACATCCATAAAGCAAGCATCAACTTGTGAGGAGGTTGGAGCATCTGAGTAGCAGCCTTCCCACTGTCTGCACATGTAACTCCAGCTCCATATTTCTTCAGAGCACCAGCAGCAACCTTGCGATTGACTGCATTATCGTCGACAACTAAGATTTGCTTCCCACTCAGAAGACTTTGAAGTGCCATGGcttgtcctttttcttttcgtctcttgTTCCTCGCCTAGTGCTTTTCGAAGACAAGCAGCTATCATACTTGGGCGAAGGGGTTTCATCATAGTATCAGTATATCCTGCCGACTTCAAATCATCAACCTCCGTGGGACTTAGGGAGGTTGCAACAAAACATCTTCGGAAGATGTTCTGGTGGTTTCATTGTACCATTTTTCCCAAGCTCTGCAAGAAGGCATGGGAATGCAATACTGAGCCTCCACCCCAAGCATCCTTGTCAACAAGTACCATGTCCAAATGCCCCACCCCACTGGGAAAGTAACAATACGATAAGAATTAACAACACTGGAAATAATCTGTTGGGGAGCTCCAACAAATGCGGTATCATGTGTATTGGGTTCTCTTTATTACTTTAAGAATCACCAAAAGAATACATAATCATGCAACTTAGTTGTGcttgattttcaaaaattacaCCAAGGTATGCCGTACTAGCCGAATAGGACGGTATGggacgtaccgtaccatactagTTCGGTCCGGTACCCAGTACAAGTGGCATACTGACACTCGATACGCTAAAAAAATTCGTACCAACACTGTGCTAGTATGGCACCAATACGGTATCTGGTACCGAGACGGAGAACCTTGAGTTACACTATTTTCTTTCTATTCCAATTCCAAGATATTGAACCTTAAGATTATTCTATTACAAGGACATATTTGGCTCTTAAAAAGCACTACTATAAGATGAAACAAGATGTCAGGAAGCTGGAAGTTCTACTTTCTAATACCTGATTGCAggaatttttaataatatcacAGCTttcattttttccaaaaaaatgcgAAGTGACAAAATATTGTGATCTGGTACTATTGATAATTTACtttgacaaacaaaaacaaaagaacaATAGGAAAAACAAATTGAAGGGGAAgaataaaaatagagaaaaaaggAGAACATCAAGATTTATATGTAATATTctgtttttgaaattttaacatGTAAGTATTAAATAATAGAAATCCATGCAATCAAGATGTTACGAGCATATTGccttaaaatatgaaatattgaATTAGATGAGCTCTGGAGGAATTTTTTCTTGTAATCACCATAAAGAAACCTACCTTAAATTGCAGGCTTCGAATATGCCAGATAGTGCCGATTTTGAATTAAGGGCAATGTCCACATGTATCCCTAATCTCTGAAGATGATGCTTTGTGATCTCAGCACGTATGCTTCTTCCATCAACTACCAACCCTCTCATTCCTTGGAAATCTGACACAGGGGTGTCAGGATGATGCCTCTTCATATCCCCTAAATTCTTCCGCCCTTCCTGAAATACAGCAGTGAAAGAAAAGGTACTACCAATCCCCAGTTTACTAACAAATCCTATTTCCCCACCCATTAGATCCACTAAACATTTACTTATGCTCAAGCCTATCCAGTCCCACCATATGTCCTTGAAGTAGAACTGTCTGCTGTGGCCATAAAAGGTGTAAAAATACGGCTCTGAGCATCCTTGAGGTATTCCACACCAGTGTCTTCAACCGTCACCAACAAGTTGATTGCATCGCTAGCTTCTGTTGAAAACTTGAAACATCCTGAAATTCTCCCAGCTTTTCCATCTATCTACTATGTGAGATCCGCTCAATTGTATTACATGACGTGTCTGTGCCATCCTCAGTATCTCTTATGACTCGATTGCTAACATCACATGAGCTCTTAACTTCCTCCACCAGATGCACTGAGACGAATATATGCCCTTCTGCTGTGAACTGTAATATGTACAAACAAATTAACAATAGAACAATAGacatataaataaaaagaatgcAAAACATATGCTTCATCAGTAGTAAGAAACACGAAACCTTCCATCGTATTTACCTGAAGATAATCATCATAATCATCAAAGGTTgtacaaaaatatttatgacttTCTGGAGAGGCAACCTGGTATCCCATGCATTACATATCACATGAAAATTAATTTTACCGAGACATGCAAGCCACCCTAACATATCCATGTTGAATTGTGTCTCTGGTGTTTACATATAAACATTACAGAAGGTATGGGTCAAATCCTTGCAAATTCATGTCAGACTTTCACCTGACACACTTTTGTAGTAAAGGCTGTATTCTCAGTGAACTCAACCATACATGCATGCACGTATGAATTCAGTGCATGCATGCACCGTAAATGTGTccaatgcatgcatgcacagaTACATAAACAGAAGCATGATATAGAAGAAAACGAGGAAGATGAATTTTAAGATACGACATGTAAAAGGAGTTTGTAGCAGCGATGGTTCACAATAGTAATAGTGGAAAATGTTGATTCCATGAAGATCAGAAAGGTGCTAAGAAAAGGTCATCCTAGTGCACGAGGCATCCAACACTGTAGGGCCTGGGAGGGCTAGATGTATGCAGTCTTATCCCTACATATGGAGAGACTGTTTCCATGTTTTGAAACTCATGACACCCATATCATATTAAAGCAACTTTACCATTGCGCGAAGGCCCACCCTCTAAGATTAGGAAGGTGCTAATTTGcaatattaattattttctcattattatttcttttttctcctctctctttgGGGGCATGTCCAAACATCAAATATTATATATCAACAGTTTGCTCCAAAGAGTATCTTATTTATGATGAACCTACCAAAGAGTTACCCACTTTTCAATTTTGATATGGTCCAAAATGCTTTGCTCTTAAGAtagatgcataaaataaattacaCACTTGTCAGCATCTAATCCTGTGCTAATTAATTCTATATATCCCCAGATGATATACAACTTCCATaaacatcatcaaaaagaaaatcaaaatacagAATACAGGTTCCATAATGTGGCATCATATTTTTTCCCCCTCCTTTGTAAATAGACATATTATGATCCTTAGCACATCTCAGATTCCAATTCCTATATCCATTTGCATGAAGCAGGGATTAAAAGTGGAAAGATGCAGGAGTATCTAGTTTGTATCATTCAAACTGGACCAGGCGttgttgtttcctttttcctataATATGAAAGCCAACCTTGTCAAGGATAATCCACAGCCGATGGTCCATATTAACCCTTATTAAAGATATGTATGCACCAGAATTGATAATAGCAAACAGGTAAATATGTAAGACAGGCTCATCACTTGTTATTTGCATTAGTAAGTTATGCATGATGAAATGTTAAAAGTGGAAAACACAAGAAAAGTAAGTGGTATAGAATAATGCTCATTGAGCACTCAGCCTACTCCTATTACTTGAGCCAATGCATCCACACAACTTTATAATTTACCTTAAAAAGTCAGCATATATATAGAAGACCAGCATGATCATGTGACCTGTAGCTGCATATTAACACCAGCAACTTTTGCAAATTTACATAATACGCAAAAATTGTAAATTTAAAAAGCATTCTCTAGTGTCATGAGAATAATGCAGCAGTAAGGCAACTTTTGCATGTCGTGAACAATCTTATACAAATGTAGAATATATGAATGAAATGAAGGATGAGATCAAACGTGAAACCAAACCTTCACCGAATTTCCAACGAGATTTGTGATGATCTGTCTGAACCGCCCAGGGTCCCCAATGAGAACCTCTGGAACCCGATCAGATACATACACCGCCAACTGGTTGAACCAAAAatgcaaaagaaaaaatataaacacCAAATTATATCAAAAGCAATTTAGGGTGAAAAAGCATTTAAAATTAAAGCAATTTAAGTCGGATTTTACCTCTATGCCTTTTCCCTGTGACTTGTCAGAAAATAAAGACAGCACATTGTCCAGAACATCACGAACATCAAAAGGAACAGCTTCCAGCTCAAGCCTGCCAGATTCTATCTTAGCCCGATCAAGGACCTCATTTATCAGAGCTATTAGAGCTTTTCCACTAGCTTGCGCAGTCATTGCAAAATCTTGTTGGGTTGCATCAAGTTCTGTGTCCATCAGCATCTGTAGCATACCTGAATTGGCAGAAGCATCTGattaccttttcttttttcataaaaGCCATTTCTCACGTAAGCAGTGGAAAAGCAACTATACAAGGCTAACAGAGTATCAAATTCAACAAAATTTGCACATAAATAACCGACCTAAGACACCATTCATTGGAGTTCTGATCTCGTGGGAAACCGTTGCCAGAAACTACAGTACATGATAAAGCATGTCAGTTTGAGAATTAAtaacaaaaatcagaagtgcACTTTCAAAAAACAAATATACACAATTCATTGGAAAAACTAAAGAGAGAATCAGCATGTGATTCATTGGAGAAAATAGTCTTGCTAGAGgataaaatcagcatgtaattCTTCCTTTATGTGCAAGTTTCCAGTCTCCAAAGGTACTTCCCAAGTAAAGAAAGAGGATTTATAAAGCCACAACTGAGACATACGTCTAGCAGCTAATCTCACTTTCTATATGTAACTTTCACAAACATgactttagagagagagagagatcacctGTGATTTTGCTACATCAGCAGCTTCTGCTCGAACTTTCAGCTCCCTCATTTCACGATAATCATCTTCCACCTTCTCAATGCGGTTTAATGCTGCATAAAAATATATGACCAACAAGCAAAACAATCACTGCAACACCTAGTGAGGTTGTTATTGCTGACCAAGGTAGTGGAGGCTCATGCTTGAATCTGACATTAAGATAACTAAATTCAGGATAAGGTAAAAATAGTTCTCCACGGTGCAAGATATTTGTCTAGAAATGAGAATGGATACCTGCAATGCATTTCATGCTTACGAAGTGGATCCCCAAAATCCACATTACTGATATGAATTTCTCCAGCACCTTTGACATCAGGGCCATACATCTTAATAGGGGCAGACGAGTTAGTTGTGTCATACACATTAACAACGATGGTTTGTTTGCTGGCAAGCTGGTGAAGAAGCTTCTCCACCAAAGATGGGACATCAAATGATGCACCTAGGTATCTGTCCGAAACAATATTTTCCAAGGTTATAAAGATGTCTATTTAATTATTGGCTCCTTTTTGCAACTGGAAAAAGCATATAGCTACTCGCAGCATGTTCAGGCAGGCAACTAACCCTAAAGTAGCTTCAATGCGCTCTTCTGGAGTAGGATTTGGAGGAAGGTCAGCATTATATACAGAAAACGTAAGCACAACTCCTAAGTGGTTGGATTTCAAAAGATTAAAAGGAGACGTCAGAACCCCTTTCCCTGATGCCCTTGCTCGCAATATGTTGTCACGGTCTTCCTGAGCACAATGTCAAAAAAAAGTGATTAGGTTCAATACATTGCAAGAAGTCATATTATCACATCAACAAAGTCAAAAAACTTTACTCCTGAAAGCATTAGTTACTTTTTTAGTCCGGATATCTGCATATGTGAAATTTACACATAAGGCAAGTGCTTGTATAATTTAGAGCAGCAAAATAAGTTTATATTAGCATATAGGACTAATATCAAATCTAAGTATAACATACATATTACCAACAACCCATCTCCCATCATCTATTTCTCattgatttcataaaagaatCTACATGTTATCAAGTGCTATATGCCTATATCCTTATGTAATGCAAGCGTTTTTAACTACTTCCTCAAAACTACCTTTAGGCTTTCTTAGGTCTTCATCTCATCCTATTTTGTCTTTCCACACAATTTCAAGCCACTCTTCCTACCTAGGTTTCTCAATCTTTTGTCACCCATGCCACACCATCACAATCAGTTCCAAAAAACTTAATTCTCACTTGGGCTGCACATATTCATACCATCATGTTGGTTCTCAAAAGGTATCTTCTTTATCGATACGACACCTAATCTTAAATctgtataaatcataaatatCCCCAATAAGGATATGGAGTATTGTTTGGATGTGGATACAGATGTCCAGATATTTAACTACAAATGTAAAAACCATTATGAACATATGATATAATGGTTCATTTTTTGTCCTTATGACgtctttagattttacttctaattttttattgttttctttaaaatcaaCGTTTAAATAGATTTTATTGATTTCCCCCATCCTGTAATATCTGACTCATTTGTATCTAtcttcaaataaaaataaaaatctaattatttgatttatatgtgtctccatttaaagaaaaattgattttgcAAATATGAATATATCTTAAACAACATGGATACTTCTCTTATCCTATAGGTAGTTCTAGATGTTCATaagaaatatgtatataaattttagttttctgattaatatttgtaTTGGTCTCTGTATCAGTTTTTAGAAgcagatataaatataaatgttgCCAAATTCTTATTCATATTCAACCTGTTAACAGCCCATaatataaaactaaaaaaaattagatacAAATCCCCAAAATGTACATACAAACCAATACAGATACATGCGTACATGCACAGATATAAATATTTAGATAGATAGACATAGAGATTGAGATGGATTATGGTTTAAACCTATCAATAAAAATCAATGATGATCGTCTTGACTTGAGTATGTACTCCAGTGACCATGATTTACAGTAGTAGATatgagaaaaaataaattatatgttTTGGAAGTCTGTTGCCCATGCACTCATTAAATAATTTATGGACAGTACCAATGGAGCCAGTTTGCTAAAATATTGAGTTCTTATATCAATTGCATACAACGACCTGTATTTACATATTTGCAAATTAATGCCTCTCTGATCTCAGAAATTCCCCAATAGAGAACCAACTTAAGTTTCCATCATCTATAACAAAATACTAACCAAGTATCCTATTGGGACTAACCTCTTTATATTATCTGACCAAATTACCATCATTTATCTATCACAACTGGTGCACTCACCAGTCAAAATTATAGCCCATATCTCTCATCACTTCCCATGCCTCTCCTTTTGGCCATATGAAGCTTCTAGAAAGTTAGTTGTGCTATTTGATGCCCCTCTTGATGAATTTGAGCACCTGAACACCACCCATGCTGGGGTTGAGATCTTGATCTCCTTCATCACCCTCATAAGGAATTAGGTGATCAGTTTGCTTAAGTGCATTTTGACATTTGAGATCATGA encodes:
- the LOC103696272 gene encoding LOW QUALITY PROTEIN: probable histidine kinase 5 (The sequence of the model RefSeq protein was modified relative to this genomic sequence to represent the inferred CDS: inserted 6 bases in 5 codons; deleted 3 bases in 3 codons; substituted 1 base at 1 genomic stop codon); amino-acid sequence: MVVCCKGSALSRLSKSKDQQVQQPKYYQPQNSKGCGKWRKKFLFLGILLGVLVSIWIFLSMNANIIARRKETLANMCDERARMLQDQFNVSMNHVHALAILVSTFHHGKNPSTIDQKTFAEYTARTAFERPLTNGVAYALKVLHSHREEFERQHGWKIKKMETEDQSPVQDDYTPEKLDPSPDQDEYAPVIFSQETVSHIVSIDMMSGKEDRDNILRARASGKGVLTSPFNLLKSNHLGVVLTFSVYNADLPPNPTPEERIEATLGYLGASFDVPSLVEKLLHQLASKQTIVVNVYDTTNSSAPIKMYGPDVKGAGEIHISNVDFGDPLRKHEMHCRFKHEPPLPWSAITTSLGVAVIVLLVGHIFYAALNRIEKVEDDYREMRELKVRAEAADVAKSQFLATVSHEIRTPMNGVLGMLQMLMDTELDATQQDFAMTAQASGKALIALINEVLDRAKIESGRLELEAVPFDVRDVLDNVLSLFSDKSQGKGIELAVYVSDRVPEVLIGDPGRFRQIITNLVGNSVKFTAEGHIFVSVHLVEEVKSSCDVSNRVIRDTEDGTDTSCNTISGSHIVDRWKSWENFRXCFKFSTEASDAINLLVTVEDTGVEYLKDAQSRIFTPFMATADSSTSRTYGGTGXGLSISKCLVDLMGGEIGFVSKLGIGSTFSFTAVFQEGRKNLGDMKRHHPDTPVSDFQGMRGLVVDGRSIRAEITKHHLQRLGIHVDIALNSKSALSGIFEACNLSGVGHLDMVLVDKDAWGGGSVLHSHAFLQSLGKMVQXNHQNIFRRCFVATSLSPTEVDDLKSAGYTDTMMKPLRPSMIAACLRKALARNKRRKEKGQAMALQSLLSGKQILVVDDNAVNRKVAAGALKKYGAGVTCADSGKAATQMLQPPHKXDACFMDVQMPEMDGFEATRQIRSMETXVNELIKSGEASSEKFGNVAHWHIPILAMTADVIQATYEECIRCGMDXYVSKPFEEEQIYSAVAHFFESDTLDSVS